Proteins encoded in a region of the Amia ocellicauda isolate fAmiCal2 chromosome 19, fAmiCal2.hap1, whole genome shotgun sequence genome:
- the pars2 gene encoding putative proline--tRNA ligase, mitochondrial: protein MASLLRRCPRELLSRAPHPPLRTQHPHLCTALPPSTAARSEPRTEPGNAGCSPGPQLVSRLFRPSNLREEKDLAPGGRPGEAMTCKSQRLMLQAGLIHPANPGCYHYLPVTVRAVEKLVRLIDQEMQGIGGQKLDMPSLCAADLWRRSERWDLMGKELFRLRDRHGAEYCLGPTHEEAVTELLAAQGTLSYRQLPLLLYQVTRKFRDEPKPRFGLLRGREFYMKDMYSFDVNEEAARRTYESVCQAYARLFTRLGLRWVQVQADTGNIGGELSHEFQLPADVGEDRLLVCGDCGFSANAETLEQERCPQCKGGMLAETKGIEVGHTFYLGTKYSSIFSASYNNPQNKPVICEMGCYGLGVTRILAASIEVLSPEDRIRWPGLLAPYQVCVLPPKKGGRGEEAAGLAWGLCGALAEALPALRGEVALDDRTQLTIGKRLKDADIMGYPYVIVVGQSALDDLPTFEVRTQTTGETVFLTWEGVVDFLRGVETV from the exons ATGGCGTCTCTGCTGCGCCGCTGTCCCAGGGAGCTGCTGTCCCGTGCTCCGCATCCCCCGCTccgcacacagcacccacaCCTCTGCACCGCCCTACCCCCCAGCACCGCTGCGAGGAGTGAACCCAGAACCGAGCCCGGCAATGCGGGGTGCTCTCCCGGGCCGCAGCTGGTGTCGCGCCTCTTCCGGCCGTCTAACCTGCGGGAGGAGAAGGACTTGGCACCGGGTGGCCGGCCGGGGGAGGCGATGACCTGCAAGAGCCAGCGGCTGATGCTGCAGGCCGGCCTCATCCACCCAGCCAACCCCGGCTGCTACCACTACCTGCCGGTCACGGTGCGTGCCGTGGAGAAGCTGGTGCGGCTCATCGACCAGGAGATGCAGGGCATTGGCGGGCAGAAGCTGGACATGCCTAGCCTGTGCGCGGCCGACCTGTGGCGCCGCAGTGAGCGCTGGGACCTCATGGGCAAGGAGCTGTTCCGGCTGCGGGACCGGCACGGCGCCGAGTACTGCCTGGGGCCCACGCACGAGGAGGCCGTCACCGAGCTGCTGGCCGCGCAGGGCACCCTCTCCTACCGGCAGCTCCCTCTGCTGCTCTACCAG GTGACCCGGAAGTTCCGTGACGAGCCGAAGCCGCGGTTCGGGCTGCTGCGCGGGCGTGAATTCTACATGAAGGACATGTACTCCTTTGACGTGAACGAGGAGGCGGCGCGGCGTACCTACGAGTCCGTGTGCCAGGCCTATGCGCGGCTCTTCACCCGCCTGGGGCTGCGCTGGGTGCAGGTGCAGGCCGACACGGGCAACATCGGGGGCGAGCTTTCGCACGAGTTCCAGCTGCCCGCGGACGTGGGCGAGGACCGGCTGCTGGTGTGCGGCGACTGTGGGTTCTCGGCCAACGCAGAGACCCTGGAGCAGGAGCGGTGTCCGCAGTGCAAGGGCGGCATGCTGGCGGAGACCAAGGGCATCGAGGTGGGCCACACCTTCTACCTGGGCACCAAGTACTCCTCTATCTTCAGCGCCTCCTACAACAACCCCCAGAACAAGCCCGTGATCTGCGAGATGGGCTGCTACGGCCTGGGCGTCACACGCATCCTGGCCGCCTCCATCGAGGTGCTGTCCCCCGAGGACCGGATCCGCTGGCCAGGGCTGCTGGCGCCCTACCAGGTCTGCGTCCTGCCGCCCAAGAAGGGTGGCCGCGGGGAGGAGGCGGCGGGGCTGGCGTGGGGGCTGTGCGGGGCGCTGGCCGAGGCGCTGCCCGCCCTGCGTGGCGAGGTGGCGCTGGATGACCGGACACAGCTGACCATCGGCAAGCGGCTGAAGGACGCGGACATCATGGGCTACCCGTATGTCATCGTGGTGGGGCAGAGCGCGCTGGATGACCTGCCCACCTTTGAGGTGCGCACACAGACCACGGGGGAGACTGTGTTCCTCACCTGGGAGGGCGTCGTCGACTTCCTGCGGGGGGTGGAGACGGTCTGA
- the LOC136714278 gene encoding ciliary microtubule-associated protein 2, with translation MAEKKFTGAPFGSQSARFDVSGVHPANKRTGTFTEIPYCKKHNTELERRLGPGTYDVQTGDFSPRAVSERARGPGWKRAQETARLAQTPHLLCKDIWENKRFLKSKVGPGSYRVSDFIELLEKRPGSVRGVCEAREERFRQQRQSYALGPGSYGKGGIPWAALEEKRNQSAGTCPSMDFDSRKERFQQRTVGSDLGPGTYNLKTSTELLLGKSVSKRGPYDLFTGRRDRPVSCGYFAEPKRVDLQPGQYSNPVLTFVDELEKKERRKQGVFSTLAQYPAIPTERFCHSSLSRCPHPVAFPGPGWYDPHPITRAENHRNPPFLSSAPRSSARAERLQNGSHNPVGPGRYDISSHSRTPRTYHSAFGSRTQRYLSNLDRDKHCQERLRPINVPVDRRSSLLPPEKPLGAATLRTAAVA, from the exons ATGGCGGAGAAGAAGTTCACAGGAGCCCCGTTCGGCTCGCAGTCGGCCAG GTTTGACGTGTCCGGTGTCCACCCCGCCAACAAGAGGACGGGGACCTTTACAGAGATACCTTACTGCAAGAAACACAATACCGAGCTG GAGAGGAGGCTGGGTCCCGGCACCTACGATGTCCAGACCGGGGACTTCAGCCCTCGAGCGGTGTCTGAACGGGCGAGGGGCCCAGGGTGGAAGAGGGCCCAGGAGACCGCCCGGCTGGCACAGACGCCCCACCTGCTGTGCAAAGACATCTGGGAGAACAAGCGCTTCCTG AAGTCCAAAGTGGGCCCGGGGAGCTACAGGGTCAGCGACTTCATCGAGCTGCTGGAGAAGAGGCCAGGGAGTGTGAGGGGCGTGTGCGAGGCCCGGGAGGAGCGCTTCCGACAGCAGCGGCAG AGCTATGCTCTTGGGCCGGGCTCCTACGGCAAAGGTGGCATTCCCTGGGCGGCGCTGGAGGAGAAGAGGAACCAGTCGGCCGGGACCTGTCCATCCATGGACTTCGATTCCAGGAAGGAGCGATTTCAGCAGCGCACAGTG ggcAGTGACTTAGGCCCCGGCACCTACAACCTGAAGACGTCCACCGAGCTGCTCCTCGGCAAGAGCGTCAGCAAGCGGGGGCCGTACGACCTGTTCACCGGTCGCCGGGACAGACCCGTCAGCTGCGGATATTTTGCAGAACCA AAACGGGTCGACCTGCAGCCGGGCCAGTACAGTAACCCGGTGCTGACGTTCGTGGACGAGCTGGAGaagaaggagaggaggaagcAGGGTGTGTTCAGCACGCTGGCGCAGTACCCGGCAATCCCCACGGAGAGGTTTTGCCACAGCTCCCTGTCTCGGTGTCCTCACCCCGTG gcattCCCCGGCCCAGGCTGGTATGACCCCCACCCCATAACCCGAGCCGAGAACCACCGGAACCCCCCCTTCCTGTCCTCGGCCCCGCGCTCCAGCGCCAGGGCAGAGCGGCTGCAGAACGGCAGCCAC AACCCTGTGGGCCCTGGACGCTATGACATCAGCAGCCACAGCAGGACGCCGCGCACCTATCACTCGGCCTTCGGCTCCCGGACGCAGCGCTATCTGAGCAACCTGGACCGGGACAAGCACTGCCA GGAGAGACTGCGCCCCATCAACGTCCCAGTGGACAGGAGGTCCTCCCTGCTGCCCCCAGAGAAGCCCCTCGGAGCCGCCACCCTACGCACAGCTGCAGTGGCCTAG
- the ttc22 gene encoding tetratricopeptide repeat protein 22, protein MEESGAAEEDIDALIDGMEYIPGHFHLPLHLNCEPRGPAELRRRDTRLKRHSLQAELEAEPGAQQYAVRNLLGLLAFHLDELDRAEETFRSVCEEQPGNLNAWANLGCVYDRLKREGEGAECVEKVSALMGLGPGDSGQGNPRLLAARCLAEQAYAHPYDVELDGEDEHRERLMSAIALYDKAFEYGGQEIPLEEKRSWYFKMATLYIRLDGMLKKEEGSDYKRLSHFNKALKLLHETLKCESLHYKALAWCYLGLLLERQEEFPDVPMAIHDCGYSGTDPLSCYGTAIKMAKEDAFILNRLAKVFLLLGKDEMATGICSMALDVLPDPELNWQAYCTRAKIKVTTYVRGLECAKQGVAGVPDRQNLAEAKADLDKVLSVCPCLRTHLEMGQVYYYMGVDAMQERLLVDESAINASLVSLARALECDLGDLLPELQLLRGKCLLLKGEELNAVECFKRALELEAPGSTDTQSLRCLLETLLALFSQSCPGSGSGVGNAMSQLETWVRRGMEHFPPELVRAELQSLCRAHTAEVSELSRAAVRAGRMDLVRLLLDTVQPGREGRRRPLVRSMTV, encoded by the exons atggAGGAGAGCGGCGCAGCGGAGGAGGACATTGACGCGTTGATCGATGGCATGGAATACATCCCAGGACACTTCCACCTGCCGCTGCACCTGAACTGCGAGCCACGGGGGCCGGCTGAGCTGCGGCGCAGGGACACCCGTCTGAAGCGGCACAGCCTGCAGGCCGAGCTGGAGGCCGAGCCCGGGGCGCAGCAGTATGCGGTGCGGAACCTGCTGGGCCTCCTTGCCTTCCACTTGGACGAGCTGGACCGGGCCGAGGAGACCTTTCGCAGCGTCTGCGAGGAGCAGCCGGGCAACCTGAATGCCTGGGCCAACCTGGGCTGCGTGTACGACCGGCtgaagagggagggggagggggccgaATGCGTGGAGAAGGTGTCCGCTCTCATGGGCCTGGGGCCGGGGGACTCGGGCCAGGGAAACCCCAGGCTGCTGGCGGCCCGCTGCCTGGCCGAGCAGGCCTACGCCCACCCCTACGACGTGGAGCTGGACGGCGAGGACGAGCACCGCGAGAGGCTGATGTCCGCCATCGCACTCTACGACAAGGCCTTCGAGTATGGCGGCCAGGAG ATCCCTCTGGAAGAGAAGAGAAGCTGGTACTTTAAGATGGCAACACTGTATATAAG GCTGGACGGGATGCTGAAGAAGGAGGAAGGCTCTGACTACAAGAGGTTGTCTCACTTCAACAAGGCCCTGAAGCTGCTGCACGAGACCCTCAAGTGTGAGAGCCTGCACTATAAAG CTCTGGCCTGGTGCTACCTGGGCCTCCTGCTGGAGAGACAGGAGGAATTCCCTGACGTTCCCATGGCTATCCACGACTGTGGCTATTCCGGCACAGACCCCCTGTCCTGCTATGGCACG GCCATAAAGATGGCCAAGGAAGACGCCTTCATCCTGAACCGGCTGGCCAAGGTCTTCCTCCTTCTGGGCAAGGACGAGATGGCCACAGGCATCTGCAGCATGGCCCTGGACGTCCTACCCGACCCTGAGCTGAACTGGCAGGCCTACTGCACCCGCGCCAAG ATCAAAGTGACGACCTATGTCCGGGGCCTGGAGTGTGCCAAGCAGGGCGTGGCTGGGGTGCCTGACAGGCAGAACCTGGCAGAGGCCAAAGCGGACCTGGACAAGGTGCTGAGCGTGTGCCCCTGCCTGCGGACACACCTGGAGATGGGCCAG GTGTACTACTACATGGGCGTGGACGCGATGCAGGAGCGGCTGCTGGTAGACGAGAGCGCCATCAACGCGTCACTGGTGAGCCTTGCGCGGGCGCTGGAGTGTGATCTGGGCGACTTGCTGCCCGAGCTGCAGCTGCTGCGGGGGAAGTGCCTGCTGCTGAAGGGGGAGGAGCTGAACGCTGTCGAGTGCTTCAAGCGGGCCCTGGAGCTGGAGGCGCCGGGCAGCACCGACACACAGAGCCTGCGCTGCCTCCTGGAAACGCTGCTGGCCCTCTTCTCCCAGAGCTGCCCAGGGTCTGGCTCTGGTGTGGGCAACGCCATGTCCCAGCTGGAGACCTGGGTGCGCCGGGGGATGGAGCACTTCCCCCCTGAGCTGGTGCGGGCTGAGCTGCAGTCACTGTGCCGCGCTCACACCGCCGAGGTGTCTGAGCTGTCCCGTGCCGCCGTGCGCGCCGGCCGGATGGACCTGGTCCGGCTACTGTTGGATACCGTGCAGCCCGGCCGTGAGGGCAGGAGGAGGCCGCTGGTCAGGTCGATGACCGTGTAG